ATGTTCGTTACTTATTTAAAGGGAAAAATGCAATAAAAATATATCAAGTTGTTGTATTAATATTTATAGTATTAGGTTCTTATCAAAAAGTTGGTTTTGTATGGAGCTTAGCAGATATGTTTAATGGTATAATGGTTATACCTAACCTTATAGCTTTGTTCTTCTTGTTTAAAGAATCCAAAGCTATATTATATGATTACGATAAACAGATAGGTAAAGGTGAAAAACTTTATTATGAATATGAGTTTGAAAAATCAAATGAAATGAGTAAAGGAAAATAATTACTTGACTGTTAATTAACAACTAAGGGAGGAAGTTCATGAAAGCTGCAATTTTTGATATGGATGGTACACTATTGGATTCCATGTGGGTATGGGAGGATTTAGCGGATGAATATTTGCTATCTATAGGTGTCGAACCTCCATTTGACTTAAGAGAGCATCTTAAACCATTGAGTTTACTAGATGGGTGCTATTATGTAAAAGAAAATCTTAGTGTAGATAAAACTCCAGAGGAAATGAACAAGGATATGGAGGAAATTTTAGAAAAATATTATAGGGAAAGATTTCAGTTGAAGCCTTATGTAAAAGAGACTTTAGAATTATTGAAGAATAAAGGCATAAGGATGTGTGTTGCAACAGCAACTGATGATAGATTAGTTGAAATGGCACTAGGTAGAATTGGAATAATGGATTATTTTGAATTCATTCAAACTAGTAACAGTTGTGGAATAGGGAAGAAGGATCCTAAGTTTTTTCAAATAGCTATTGATAAACTGAATTTAGCTCCTAATGATATTTTTGTCTTTGAGGATGCGGTCCACTGTGTAATTTCTGCAAAAAATTGCGGCCTTAATGTAGTTGCAATAGCAGATGAGTCAGCTAAAGATGATGTAGAAGAGATAAAAAAATATGCTGATCTATATATTAATGATTTTAGTGAATTAGATTTGGAAAAGCTTAAATAGTAAACCCGAGATGCTTCGCTATCCCTCAGCATGACAACATTGATGTCATTCCGAGCGTAGTCGAGGAATCTCGGGTTTTCCTTATGAGATAGACCTGCTCATCATTTAATTGTGAATTGTGATTTGTGAAATGTGAATTGTCCTATGCTATCTGTTCTTCTAACTTAGCCTTGTAAATTGCTAATAACTCTTCTTCAGTTACATCCTTACTCGGTTTATCAAATACTACTTCACCTTTATCTAACATGATTATCCTATCTGAATATTCTATGGCATCTTTCATATTGTGAGATATCATTATTGTCGTTATCTTATACTTATCTAATAATTCCTTTGTCTTTCTCATAACTACATGGGATGTCTTTGGGTCAAGGGCCGCTGTATGCTCATCTAATAATAGTAAATCAGGGTGTTTCATAGCTGCCATCAACAATGATAAAGATTGTCTTTGGCCTCCTGATAAGAACTTTACCCTTGTATTTAGTTTGTTTTCTAATCCTAAATCCAAAGTTTTTAATATATCCACATATTTATCAATATTACTTTTCCTGACTAATTTTCTTAATCCAAATTTTTCACCCTTTTTATCTGCCAAGGACATATTTTCTAATATTGTTAGGGTAGGGGAGACTCCCATTGAAGGGTCCTGATATACCCTTCCTATATGAAGTGCTCTTTTTTCTTCTCTGAGTTTTGATATATCTTCTCCATTTAAGATTATTTCTCCACTATCTATTGGAATACTTCCAGCTATCATATTAAGGAGAGTACTTTTACCACAACCATTGGAACCAATTATTGCTGTACATTTATGTTCTTCAATTTCAAGATTTAATCTATTAAATAGATTAATTTCATTATCAGTTCCAATATTAAAAGTCTTTGATAGGTTTTGAATTCTTAACATTTGTAGCTCTCCTTTCTTTTCTATTCTTCATTCCTAATAAATCCACTGAAAAATTGTTATATGCTATAAATACTATAACTATTATTGCACTAATTGCCTTTAAGTCAGTAGGGGCTAAACCCAAATCTATAGCAATACCGCCCATAATCTTGTATATTACTGCACCCATAATTGCTCTTGAAGTGCTCTTAAACCAATTTGAATTCTTCTTAATTGTATCTCCGATGATAATAGAAGCAAGAGCAACTACAATAACTCCA
The DNA window shown above is from Tissierella sp. Yu-01 and carries:
- a CDS encoding HAD family phosphatase, which gives rise to MKAAIFDMDGTLLDSMWVWEDLADEYLLSIGVEPPFDLREHLKPLSLLDGCYYVKENLSVDKTPEEMNKDMEEILEKYYRERFQLKPYVKETLELLKNKGIRMCVATATDDRLVEMALGRIGIMDYFEFIQTSNSCGIGKKDPKFFQIAIDKLNLAPNDIFVFEDAVHCVISAKNCGLNVVAIADESAKDDVEEIKKYADLYINDFSELDLEKLK
- a CDS encoding ATP-binding cassette domain-containing protein is translated as MLRIQNLSKTFNIGTDNEINLFNRLNLEIEEHKCTAIIGSNGCGKSTLLNMIAGSIPIDSGEIILNGEDISKLREEKRALHIGRVYQDPSMGVSPTLTILENMSLADKKGEKFGLRKLVRKSNIDKYVDILKTLDLGLENKLNTRVKFLSGGQRQSLSLLMAAMKHPDLLLLDEHTAALDPKTSHVVMRKTKELLDKYKITTIMISHNMKDAIEYSDRIIMLDKGEVVFDKPSKDVTEEELLAIYKAKLEEQIA